CCGTCGGGTACTGCTTACCCCATGGCCCAGCTTCAAACGCGTCCAAAGCCTGCGCTGCGACCTCGGCGTTGAGCGCCTGATAGATGGGCTTGAGAGCTTTGGCCAGCTCTCTGCGCTTGTCCCAGCCTGCATAATCAAGGCTGTTGCGGATCAGATGTACAATGCAGGTCTGCAAGGTGGTATCCGGGAACACCGCACTCAGGGCTTCAGGTATGCCCTTCAGGCCGTCAGTCACGGCGATCAATATATCTTCTACGCCTCGGGTCTTCAGATCGTTGAACACCTTCATCCAGAATTTGGCGCCCTCCGTCGTTTCGATCCAGATGCCCAGAATATCCCGTGTACCGTCCGGTAACACCCCAAGCGCTAGGTAAACGGCCTTATTGCGAACCAGGCCCTCGTCCCGAATTTTGACCCTCAAGGCATCGAAAAAGATGACCGGGTACATTGGCTCCAAGGGGCGTTGCTGCCAAGCGCTAATCTCTTCCAATACGGCATCGGTAACCGAACTGATGAAGTCATGAGAAACATCGGTTCCGTACTGCTCGGCCAGGAAGGCTCGGATTTCACGAACCGTCATGCCTCGGGCATACATGGCAATGATCTTGTCGTCAAAGCCGGTAAAGCGGCGCTCATGCTTGGGAATCAGGATCGGGGCAAAGCTGCCGTCGCGGTCTCGGGGGATGTCCAGACGCAGCGGGCCATCATCGGTGAGCACTGTCTTGCCGCTCCGGCCGTTACGCTGGTTGCTCGCCCCCTCTGGGCGCTCAGCACCTTCAGGGTAGCCAAGGTGATGCCCTAGCTCGGCACCAAGGGCCCGCTCGATCAACGCCTTCTTGAACGCCATCGAGGCATCCTGAATGGCTTCAGCGCTCATCGGGCCATTGACGAACTGATCAATCAGCTCTTTGGGAATTGCTGGTAGGTCTCGCGGGGTTTCACGCCCCGGCTTCTTCTTGGTCGGCATACATGCATCCTCTGCTGCAACATGTTATGCCCAAACACAAAATTTATGACACCCCCCCGTGCGGTTCATGACCTCACTGGAAATAACCCTGCCACCGGCCGCCATGGTATGAATTCGATTGTCACCGGTGCCGGTTTTTCCGCCTACCGCCAGCGGCTCACCATCGGCGGTCATGAATACCCCCTGCAGGCGTCGCCCCGTTCCGTCAAGCACGACAGCCGAAAGTGCGTTGCGCAGCGCTGTCGCCACCTCGGGATGCAATACCTGCTTTGCATCAAGTGACAGCGGCTCGAAGCGGGTTTCCCAGGGAGTGGCAGCGGCGAAGTGCAGGTTATTGATGCGTCGCACCTCCAGCCGTCGCCCCTCATTGAGAATGATGCCCATCAGCTCAGCCAGTGCGCTCGGTCGATCGCCGGAGCTGCCCAGGGCCGTGCCCAGCGAGGGCACCAGATGGGGAAAGGGATAGCCAACCCGCTGCCACCGCTGATGCAGGGAATCAAACGCCTCACGCTCCAGCATGGTGCGGATTCTGACGTTTCTCGCGCTGGTATGGCGGGTGCGGAACAACCAGGCGTAGACCTCCTGACGCTCAACCGCACTGGCGGACAACACCTCATTCAGCGTCGCCTGCGGGTTGCGCTTGAGATAACCCAGCAACCATAGTTCCAGCGGATGGATCTGCGCAATATAACCCTGATCCGTCAGATTGTATTTACCCGGGCGATAGGCTTCATATAGCCGTTCGATGCGCTCCGGTTTTTGCGGTACCCGCACCCGCTTCACCAGGAATGTACTGAAGGTTTCAAAGTCTGCCTGCGGATAAAGATTGCGATATACCACCGACAAGCGCGCGGCAATAGGTTGCACTTGGTCCATCAACTGCTCAAACCGCTGCTGCTCGTCCATACCCGCATAACGTCGCCAGAAGCGTTGAAGATAGACCCGACCCTCACGGTCGGCGAATGTCTGCAGCCAGGCTTCGCGGCGTGGATCACGGTCGTTGCTGAGCAGGCTATCGGCATCTTCCACGCTGTCATGCAATGAATATCGAACCACATCACGCAGCAGTCGTACGAAGGGCAGATTGATGGATTCCTGCAGCGCTTGCTGCACTGTCGGCCGGCGTCGATTATCTTCCTTGCGGAAGTTTTCAAAGTGCTGCACGCCTCCGCCGGTGGCAAAACCCTCCCAGGGCGAGGCGGAGTAACGCCGTTGCAACGCAGCGTCGAGCAACGCAGGCAGGTCCGCTCCCGGGTTGGCGCTCAGATAACCCGCCGCCCAGCGGGTAAGCGGATCACTTGCCTCGGACCTGGCTGTACGTAAAGTGTCGGCGTCCGCATCAGCCAGCGCATCATGCAGTTCGGCGATTATTTCAAGATAACTGGTCAGCACCCGCAGCTTCGCGGTAGACCCCAATTCCAACTTGCTACCTTGGTTGAGGTCGAACGGCAGGCCGGTGGTATCCGTTTGTACACGGACCTGGTTACCGGTCGCGGTTCGCTCCATCAGAGTGAAGCTGTAACGTATCTCCGCAGCCTGCTTGCCAGATAGCAAGGTGTCCCCCAACAGCCCGACCTCACGGGCGGTGTCTTCGTCTGCCAGGCCCTGAAGGAACTCGCTCACGGCCCGTTGCAGTCCTGCATCCAGACTGCTGCTGGCACTCATATCGAGCCGGTCCAGTTCATAGAGCGAGCGGCCGAGCATGGATGCCAGCTGGTTGCGGGTAACCCGCACGGCCTTGTTCACCTCGATCTGCTCATGCAGCGGCTGAGTCTGCCAATCACGAAACGACACCACTCCGATCAATCCCGCCTCGGCCAATTCGTCGTCGATGCGCCGATCGCTGGCCAGTAACCGAATATGGCTATCAACCAGCTCCGCCAACTCGGCGCGCCCATCCAACAGGTACCAACTGGGCCGGCGCTGCGCAATGATCAAGGACAGCGCCTGGCGCAGGGCCACAGCCTGAGCGGGCAGCCCCCGTTCACCATTGAGCCCGGCGCGGAAACGGTCGATATCCTCGGCAAACCAGACCCACAGCGCATCACCGAAGCCATGCACTTCACCATGGCCGGGGGCCGCCGTCAGTGGCACGCTGTTGAGATAATCCAATACCAACTGCCGGCGTACCTCGAGCGTCTGCGGGCCGGTGCTATAGGCACGCACACTGGCTGATGCCATCTGCCGTAATTTATCCATCGGCGTCTGGGTACGCCCTTCGAAAGAGTGCCGGTATTTTTCTATCTGAGTTGCGAGGGTACTGGCGCCGTGGCTGGGGCCACTGCCGCCCAGCGAACCGACCACCATAGCCACGGATGCGCTGGCCAGGCGAGGCCAGTCCACCGCCGGGTTGGCGTGCTCCAGCGTCGGGTCCAACAGATGCCGATTCTCGATGAACAACAAGGTTTCCACCAGCAGCGGCGGAATATCTTCATACTTGTTGAAATGAAAACGCGGATAGGCGAACTGATATATGGGCTGACCACGATAATCGAATATCTGCAGTCCGGCCTGAGTTTTCTCCCGATAAGGCAGAAACAACCCATGTTCTGCATAATCGATCAGTTCACTGGAAAAACGTGCCTGACGACTGACCCCGTAGCCTTGCTGCTGCAGTTGTGGTTGCAGTTTGGGAATGGCGCTATACCCAAGGCGCTCATTGAAAGGCCCTGCGTCCGGAAACCGGATTGCGTCACTCTCGCCCTCGCCGATCTGATAATGCAGCCGGCTGGCGTAATCGCTGATCCATTTTGATTGCAACCAGGCATAACGGAATTCAAAGCCTGCGATGCAGATCAGCATCAGCGAGATAACACCTGTCGCAATCCATATCCGCAGCCTCATAGCCCTCTCGTTCCACTGGTTCGCTTTCAGTCTAGTTCAGGACTGGAATTCCATCAGCGGATATGCGCCTTTCGTCGGGCCAAACACAAAAAAGGCCGAGACAAGCCCGGCCTCCGCTGCACTGTTGCGGTTAACCACCAGCGCCCGCCCCAGCACCGCTTGCACCACCGGAACCAGCACCACCAGTACCAGCGCCAGTACTGCCAGCACCACCACTGGTACCCGAGCCGGCACCACCGCCGGTACCAGTACCAGTGCCGCTACCACCAGTGCCAGGGCCAGCCGGATTGTCGGTATCAGTGGGTGGCGCATCAGGATCGGCACCCGTGGCGTTGTAAGCGCCAGAATCCTGTCTCTGATCCTGCATGGCATCCCGGTCCTTATCATGGTCACCGTCGGCAATAGCCACAGGCGCCGCTGCGGCGAGAGCAAAGGTAAATAAAGCGGTATAGATCAGTTGCTGTTTCATGTCTTCACCTCTGGTTATATTCAGGGGACTACATAAAAGTAGAAATGCGCGGTCGGTATTGGTTCAAACAGAAAAACGCTGTGTCTTCATAAATACCGTCCCCACTGCAGTTGCGCAGAACCCGGAGTCGCCTCGACCGACGTACCGCCTCCGTTGCCGCCTCCATCCGCAGGCATCAAACCGCCAGTTGGATCATAGCGCTCCGCTATTTCCGCCGGCACTCGAAGATTGATAGTGGTACTGGCGCCCATCTTGTTGACCGTGTTGGCATTGCTGCGTTGCGCCAGCGCAGATACATAACCATATAAACGGGCCTGCCCACTGCTGGAGAACAGATTGCCTGCTTTCGTTACGC
Above is a genomic segment from Halopseudomonas litoralis containing:
- a CDS encoding IS256 family transposase, with the protein product MPTKKKPGRETPRDLPAIPKELIDQFVNGPMSAEAIQDASMAFKKALIERALGAELGHHLGYPEGAERPEGASNQRNGRSGKTVLTDDGPLRLDIPRDRDGSFAPILIPKHERRFTGFDDKIIAMYARGMTVREIRAFLAEQYGTDVSHDFISSVTDAVLEEISAWQQRPLEPMYPVIFFDALRVKIRDEGLVRNKAVYLALGVLPDGTRDILGIWIETTEGAKFWMKVFNDLKTRGVEDILIAVTDGLKGIPEALSAVFPDTTLQTCIVHLIRNSLDYAGWDKRRELAKALKPIYQALNAEVAAQALDAFEAGPWGKQYPTVTAAWRRAWDRVIPFFVFPPAIRKVIYTTNAIESINAQLRKIIKTRGHFPTDEAATKLIWLALRNITANWGNAAHDWKAAMNQFAILYEDRFTRPTW
- a CDS encoding transglycosylase domain-containing protein, producing MLICIAGFEFRYAWLQSKWISDYASRLHYQIGEGESDAIRFPDAGPFNERLGYSAIPKLQPQLQQQGYGVSRQARFSSELIDYAEHGLFLPYREKTQAGLQIFDYRGQPIYQFAYPRFHFNKYEDIPPLLVETLLFIENRHLLDPTLEHANPAVDWPRLASASVAMVVGSLGGSGPSHGASTLATQIEKYRHSFEGRTQTPMDKLRQMASASVRAYSTGPQTLEVRRQLVLDYLNSVPLTAAPGHGEVHGFGDALWVWFAEDIDRFRAGLNGERGLPAQAVALRQALSLIIAQRRPSWYLLDGRAELAELVDSHIRLLASDRRIDDELAEAGLIGVVSFRDWQTQPLHEQIEVNKAVRVTRNQLASMLGRSLYELDRLDMSASSSLDAGLQRAVSEFLQGLADEDTAREVGLLGDTLLSGKQAAEIRYSFTLMERTATGNQVRVQTDTTGLPFDLNQGSKLELGSTAKLRVLTSYLEIIAELHDALADADADTLRTARSEASDPLTRWAAGYLSANPGADLPALLDAALQRRYSASPWEGFATGGGVQHFENFRKEDNRRRPTVQQALQESINLPFVRLLRDVVRYSLHDSVEDADSLLSNDRDPRREAWLQTFADREGRVYLQRFWRRYAGMDEQQRFEQLMDQVQPIAARLSVVYRNLYPQADFETFSTFLVKRVRVPQKPERIERLYEAYRPGKYNLTDQGYIAQIHPLELWLLGYLKRNPQATLNEVLSASAVERQEVYAWLFRTRHTSARNVRIRTMLEREAFDSLHQRWQRVGYPFPHLVPSLGTALGSSGDRPSALAELMGIILNEGRRLEVRRINNLHFAAATPWETRFEPLSLDAKQVLHPEVATALRNALSAVVLDGTGRRLQGVFMTADGEPLAVGGKTGTGDNRIHTMAAGGRVISSEVMNRTGGCHKFCVWA